The stretch of DNA ATGTCTACGGAAAGGTAAATGTCAATAATGAGCTTGAAGACACAGAGGCAATTGTTACCGAGCTTGAGAGGGAACTTTTAAAGCATATAAAAGGGGATGATATCTCCTCAATCACTTCCGTTATCGGATTTAAGCTGGATGCTAAAAATATGGTCGAGACGGGAGAGCATCTCTTTCATATATTTATTGACCTGAGCGAGCGTGCAGCAGACAATGCTTTTGATGAGTACATTAGCCCATATCTTTCAATAGAGTATGATGCAGAGATACTCAAAAGAGAGAGAGACGCAAGAGAGATCGCAAAAGATGTCGAGAGAGTTGTAGAGCCGTTTAGAACTCTTCAAGAGAGCGGAAATATCATCTTTGAAGAGCTTGTCGTAAAGGTTCCGGGAGCGGGTGTTGTTGCTTCTGACATTGAGATAAGCCTAAGTGCGGCTGATGAGAAAAAAACTATGCAGGGTATCAAAGAGCTTGAAGATGCTCTAAGAGCCGTTGAGGGTGTAAGCAATATATCAAACGATGCAACGCTCGGCGAAAAAGAGCTAAAACTGCGCGTAAATGAGTATGGACAGCAGCTTGGCTTTAACGAGGAGCTGATATCAAAAGAGCTTAGAGCGTACTATCTCAAAGGCGAATACGGCAAGATGTTTAACGATAGCGGTCTTGTCCGCATCAAAATAGAGAGCGGTGTAAATGAGCAGATAAACTCTATAGAGCGCGTAGAGGTGCAGGTTCCTTCTAGCGACACTTTTGTTTTGCTAAAAGATGTTTGCGACTTTATCATAACCCAAGGCTTCGTAGCTCTTCAAAAAGAGAACGGTGAGAGGATAAGAACCGTAGTCGCTTCCATAGATAAGAAGATCATCACCTCTGCTGAGGTTATGAAAAAACTTGACCCCGCATTTGCAAAGTTAGAGAGTGACGGCTATAAACTTGAGATAAAGGGTGAAGAGAAAGAGAACGCCAAAAACAAAAGAGAGCTGATGCAGTCCGCACTAATAGCTATCTTTTTGATCTTTATAACGCTTGTCTGGCTCTTTGACTCTATAAAAAAATCTCTTATCGTCATAAGTACTATACCGCTTGTTCTGCTTGGCGTATTCTTTGGACATATGGTAATGGGCATAAACCTTACAATGCCGGGAATGATAGGAGTTGTGGGACTTGCGGGCGTTGTGGTTAATGACGGTCTTATAGTGGTTAACTTTATAAAAAGCGCAAGAAATGTAGAGGAGCTGATGAAGCAGGCACAAACAAGGTTAAGACCTATTTTGCTGACTTCGCTTACTACCGTGCTCGGATTGTCTACGCTGATATTCTTCGCTTCAGGGCAGGCTATGATACTTCAGCCTATGGCAATTTCACTCGGATTTGGAATAGCTTGGGCAACCGTATTAAACCTAGTCTACGTGCCGCTTCTCTACGCAGTAGTATTTAGGGTTAAAGATGTCCAAATATCAGAAAATTCTAAGGTGGTCTAAAGTATAATTCCGACCTACTAAGCGATAGCTTCGATAGAAACAGTGGGTTCTTAGCTCAGTTGGTTAGAGCCCTCCGCTCATAACGGAGTGGTCGAGTGTTCGAGTCACTCAGAACCCACCACTGTCAAATTCCCTTAACAACGAACTTTCAAAGACTTTTTAAAGAAAAATAAAACAATCAAAAAACACCTTGCCCCACTTTTTGCCCCACTTTTGATAATTGTCTATGTATTTTAATTATTGTATTAAAGTTCCTTTAAAGGGAATTTTAATACAATAACAACATGAATATTATCAGTAAAAGAACTTTAGTAATGTTTTATGAGAAACATTCTAATGCTAAGACTGCATTAGAGGTTTGGTATTCGGACGCAAAAAAGTCCACATGGAGCACACCTGATGATATTAAAAAAATATATGCAAGCGCATCTTTTTTAAAAGATAACCGTGTAGTTTTTAACATCAAGGGCAATGATTATAGGCTGGTAGTCCATATTGACTACCCTCGTAAAATCATTAGGGTTAAGTTCATAGGAACTCATAGCCAGTATGATAAAATAAATGCAGAGGAGATATAAAATGTTATTAAAACCAATTAGAGACGAACAAGAGTATGACATGGCTCTACAAGAAGTCGATAGACTTATGGAACTAAATCCGCCGATTGGAAGTAAAGAGAGTGATGAACTAGAAGTTTTAGTATTGTTGATTGAAAAATACGAAGAAGAAAATTGGGCTATATCTGAACCAGACCCAATAGAGGCTATAAAAATTAGAATGCAGCAAATGAACTTAAAGCAAAAAGATTTAGTGCCGTATATCGGAAATAGAAGCAAGGTCTCTGAACTTTTAAATAGAAAAATTTCACTTTCACTTTCAATGATTACAAAACTTTCAAGCGGATTGCATCTGCCGCTTGAAACATTAATTCAACCGCCAAAGAGAGCTTAGTTTTTATTTTTTAGATTAAGCATTTTTCTTTCAATTTCTAACACTCCCAGATTTTGAAATTTTTTCGCTTGTAAATTTTAGCATTTAGAAATATAAACTTCGATTTTAATGTCCTGAGATGTAGTGATATTATGTCCAGCCGTTATGAACATTTTATTAGCATCTTAGATTTGTAGTATATTGTCTGTAACAAATGATTTATCTATGGATGAAACAAACCTTTCTCAAGATTTAATATCTATTTAAGACGATGAAGCATAAAACCATCCTATAAAGAATAGCTTAAACCAATAGTTATTTTTTATAGACATAGATAATGTGTTTCATTATTTGAGTATTTAAAAAGTATAAATGCTCAGATGATCAAATACAAAGATATAACCACTATTTTAAAGGTTATGTTTTTTGGTCAGTGTTCCTTAAAAACTAAAGATAACTAAGTAAGCTTTTGTTGATAAACCTAAATAGTTTAA from Sulfurimonas crateris encodes:
- a CDS encoding type II toxin-antitoxin system HigB family toxin, with the protein product MFYEKHSNAKTALEVWYSDAKKSTWSTPDDIKKIYASASFLKDNRVVFNIKGNDYRLVVHIDYPRKIIRVKFIGTHSQYDKINAEEI
- a CDS encoding helix-turn-helix domain-containing protein, which produces MLLKPIRDEQEYDMALQEVDRLMELNPPIGSKESDELEVLVLLIEKYEEENWAISEPDPIEAIKIRMQQMNLKQKDLVPYIGNRSKVSELLNRKISLSLSMITKLSSGLHLPLETLIQPPKRA